The Candidatus Stygibacter australis genome has a segment encoding these proteins:
- a CDS encoding GLUG motif-containing protein, with amino-acid sequence MMKKWAVVLLFVSMLIMLGAFVDENVEKSSSEEISSINNAIGGGRPITFSGGDGSEGNPWQITDLDDLQYLSETSGYWGDFFIQTDDIDASTTSTWDDGNGGDPEGFIPIGNSSDFFTGFYNGQGHVIDGLFINRVNNNIGLFGRTSGAEIENIGIINSNITGWQYVGVLAGYTLGTSFNNCYTSGSVEGGYQTGGLIGMPFTSSSITNCYAMSSVIGTSETGGLVGHSLGSVISNCYANGSVSVTEYSGGLIGFSETSTVQNCFWNSQTSGQTSSAGGTGKTTADMQNVATFTETDTEGLTTPWDFVTNPNDDSADDDYWDMDQLGTVNNGYPYLNWDYLIDPPLPVTLSSFTAIYNGDNPVIQWITCSEMQNSGWNVYRNCEEDYSSSLKLNIDLIPGAGSSTEMHNYSYQDEYEVEHGTCYYYWLESISNSGGTENFGPLSLNIPHQEDEEEAPPVPDQFNLLPNYPNPFNPETCISYNLPFECQTELSIYNIKGKKIITLVNGIQEAGFHSHIWNGKDENGLEISSGVYIYRLETEYYKMAKTMVLVK; translated from the coding sequence ATGATGAAAAAATGGGCAGTCGTTTTGTTGTTTGTGAGCATGTTAATTATGCTGGGTGCTTTTGTTGATGAAAATGTGGAAAAGAGTTCCAGTGAGGAGATATCTTCAATTAATAATGCAATTGGAGGTGGACGTCCGATAACATTTAGTGGAGGAGATGGTTCGGAAGGGAATCCCTGGCAGATAACTGACCTGGATGATCTGCAATATCTCAGTGAAACTTCGGGTTATTGGGGAGATTTTTTTATTCAAACAGATGATATTGATGCATCCACTACGAGTACATGGGATGATGGGAATGGTGGAGATCCGGAAGGATTTATACCGATTGGAAATTCAAGTGACTTCTTTACGGGATTTTATAATGGACAGGGTCACGTAATCGATGGATTGTTTATTAACCGAGTAAATAATAATATTGGTTTATTTGGTAGAACTTCTGGGGCAGAAATCGAAAATATTGGGATAATCAATTCCAATATAACAGGTTGGCAGTATGTTGGTGTTCTTGCTGGATATACCTTAGGAACTTCATTCAATAATTGTTATACCAGCGGTTCTGTTGAGGGAGGATATCAGACAGGCGGGTTAATAGGAATGCCTTTTACATCAAGCTCCATAACTAACTGTTATGCGATGAGTTCAGTGATTGGCACCAGTGAAACAGGTGGTCTGGTTGGGCATAGTCTTGGCTCTGTTATCAGCAATTGTTATGCTAATGGTTCAGTGAGTGTCACTGAATATTCTGGAGGCTTGATTGGATTTTCAGAGACTTCTACTGTGCAAAACTGTTTCTGGAATTCGCAAACCTCAGGTCAAACAAGTAGTGCTGGTGGAACAGGTAAAACGACTGCTGACATGCAGAATGTTGCAACCTTTACAGAAACAGATACAGAAGGACTTACAACTCCCTGGGATTTCGTAACTAATCCTAATGATGACAGTGCTGATGATGATTACTGGGATATGGATCAATTGGGAACAGTAAATAATGGTTATCCTTATCTTAACTGGGATTATTTGATAGACCCTCCTCTTCCCGTCACTCTTTCGTCATTTACGGCAATTTATAATGGAGATAACCCCGTTATTCAATGGATCACCTGCAGTGAGATGCAGAATTCCGGCTGGAATGTTTACAGAAATTGTGAAGAAGATTATAGCTCCTCTTTGAAATTGAATATAGATCTTATTCCCGGAGCCGGTTCTTCCACAGAAATGCACAATTATTCTTATCAGGATGAATATGAAGTGGAACATGGCACCTGCTACTACTACTGGCTGGAAAGTATAAGCAATAGTGGTGGAACAGAAAATTTTGGACCTCTTTCTCTCAATATTCCACACCAGGAAGATGAAGAAGAAGCACCTCCGGTACCTGATCAGTTTAATTTACTGCCTAACTATCCAAATCCTTTCAATCCTGAGACTTGCATTAGCTACAATCTGCCCTTTGAATGCCAGACCGAGTTATCTATCTACAACATTAAAGGTAAAAAGATCATAACTCTGGTCAATGGTATCCAGGAAGCAGGATTTCATTCCCATATCTGGAATGGCAAAGATGAGAACGGTCTGGAAATAAGCAGTGGCGTTTATATTTATAGATTAGAAACTGAGTATTATAAGATGGCAAAGACAATGGTTCTGGTTAAGTAA
- a CDS encoding HAD family hydrolase, producing the protein MKPVIAFIYDFDGTLSPRNMQEYDFLPQLGIEPQEFWETANKRAVENNADTILAYMMLMLEKCAGTSCVKLTKDKLAGYGRSIEFFAGVESWFDRVNEYVQSKNMLAEHYVLSSGIKEMIAGSRIAKYFKEIFACSFIYNDQGVAISPGVAINYTGKTQFLFRINKGVYNVWDNSLINDYVPKDKRPVPFTNMIYFGDGITDVPCMKLIKDQGGHSISVYKPGRGEQEARRLYDENRVNFIAEADYQQDSKLHIIVKTIIDKVMTDNRLNELIPK; encoded by the coding sequence ATGAAACCTGTGATCGCTTTTATTTATGATTTTGATGGTACTTTGTCACCGCGGAATATGCAGGAATATGACTTCCTGCCGCAATTAGGTATAGAACCTCAGGAATTCTGGGAAACTGCCAATAAACGGGCTGTAGAAAATAATGCTGATACTATCCTGGCTTATATGATGCTGATGCTGGAAAAATGTGCCGGAACCAGTTGCGTGAAACTCACCAAAGATAAATTAGCTGGTTATGGCAGGAGTATCGAATTTTTTGCAGGAGTGGAAAGCTGGTTTGACAGAGTGAATGAATATGTTCAAAGCAAAAACATGTTGGCAGAACACTACGTACTATCTTCTGGCATCAAGGAAATGATCGCTGGCTCCCGGATAGCAAAATATTTCAAAGAGATCTTTGCCTGTTCATTTATTTACAACGATCAGGGTGTGGCAATTTCACCAGGAGTTGCCATTAATTATACTGGTAAAACTCAGTTTCTGTTCCGGATCAATAAAGGCGTATACAACGTTTGGGATAACAGTCTGATCAATGACTACGTCCCTAAGGATAAAAGACCAGTGCCATTTACCAATATGATATATTTTGGTGATGGGATAACAGATGTCCCCTGCATGAAGCTGATCAAGGATCAGGGAGGTCATTCCATTTCTGTATATAAACCCGGCAGGGGAGAGCAGGAAGCCCGAAGACTCTATGATGAGAACCGGGTAAATTTCATCGCTGAAGCCGATTATCAGCAAGATAGTAAACTGCATATTATAGTAAAAACTATCATAGATAAAGTGATGACAGATAATAGATTAAATGAGTTAATTCCTAAATAA
- a CDS encoding BtpA/SgcQ family protein: MKTRTFKKVYGMVHVGALPGTPHFRGSMTDIIRKAVKEAELLLEYGFDGIILENMHDLPYLNRQVGAEIISGMTAVSTAVRSITDSEIGIQVLAGANKAALAIASICELDFIRAEGYIFSQISDEGMMNGDAGELQRYRRQIGAEEVKIYCDIKKKHSAHAITADIDIAETAKAAEFFLADGAIVTGISTGSPADKAELERVGKAVDCQVLIGSGLTNDNLAEYWDLADGFIIGSYLKIDGLWSNDLDVERCRLLMELVTKLKNKGKDYDQENQD, from the coding sequence ATGAAAACAAGAACTTTTAAAAAGGTATATGGGATGGTGCATGTGGGGGCTTTGCCGGGAACACCACACTTTCGCGGAAGCATGACTGATATCATCAGAAAAGCAGTGAAAGAGGCTGAATTATTACTTGAGTATGGATTTGATGGTATTATCCTGGAAAATATGCACGATCTGCCGTATCTTAACAGACAGGTGGGAGCAGAGATCATCTCCGGAATGACCGCAGTAAGTACTGCAGTGCGTTCAATCACTGATAGTGAAATTGGTATCCAGGTACTGGCTGGAGCGAATAAAGCAGCCTTGGCAATTGCTTCAATCTGCGAACTGGATTTTATCCGGGCGGAAGGCTATATATTTTCTCAGATATCAGACGAAGGGATGATGAATGGAGATGCGGGAGAATTGCAACGCTACCGTCGTCAGATAGGAGCAGAAGAGGTTAAAATATATTGTGACATCAAAAAGAAGCATTCTGCTCATGCTATCACGGCTGATATTGATATTGCAGAAACAGCAAAAGCTGCAGAATTCTTCCTGGCAGATGGTGCGATCGTGACGGGTATTAGTACAGGCAGTCCGGCAGATAAAGCGGAACTGGAAAGAGTGGGAAAAGCAGTTGATTGCCAGGTTCTGATCGGTTCTGGACTAACGAATGATAATTTAGCAGAATATTGGGATTTAGCTGACGGTTTTATCATCGGCAGTTACCTGAAAATAGATGGTTTATGGAGTAATGATCTGGACGTAGAGCGCTGCAGATTGTTGATGGAATTAGTAACAAAATTAAAAAATAAAGGAAAAGATTATGATCAGGAAAATCAAGATTGA
- a CDS encoding Ldh family oxidoreductase — MIRKIKIEKIYSLMQAVFTGCGVPEDDAKICADVLITSDLRGIKSHGSGRLKMYYDRFKDGILFPETKIDVIRDMAAISVWDGNHGMGHVVGHKAMKTAIEKAKKYGIGAVAVRNSTHYGIAGYYALMAAKENMIGLSYTNARPSICPLFGITPMLGTNPIAFGAPSDLEYPFVYDAATSITQRGKIEVLDRANKPTPEGWVMNYKGETSTDTKQILKDLIAKKAALLALGGKEEETGGHKGYGLAMMVEIMSAALQNGKYLGDLSGFDEEGKPVTHNLGHYFQAINIEAFTDVEDFKKITGDIMRQMQNSALRPDKNRIWVAGEKEFEIEKEVRANGVEVNDALYRNMQIMIEELGLDFEI; from the coding sequence ATGATCAGGAAAATCAAGATTGAGAAGATTTACAGTTTAATGCAGGCAGTATTCACTGGTTGCGGTGTACCTGAAGATGATGCGAAGATATGTGCAGATGTGCTGATAACGAGTGATTTACGGGGAATAAAGTCTCACGGATCAGGCAGACTTAAGATGTATTATGACAGGTTTAAGGATGGGATATTATTTCCTGAAACCAAAATCGATGTGATTAGAGATATGGCAGCAATCAGCGTGTGGGATGGTAATCATGGCATGGGTCATGTGGTAGGCCATAAAGCAATGAAAACAGCTATAGAAAAAGCGAAGAAGTATGGTATTGGTGCTGTGGCTGTGCGTAATTCCACTCATTATGGAATAGCCGGATATTATGCCTTGATGGCAGCTAAGGAAAATATGATCGGTTTATCATATACCAATGCGCGACCTTCTATCTGCCCATTATTTGGGATAACGCCTATGCTGGGAACAAATCCGATAGCCTTTGGCGCACCCAGTGATCTGGAATATCCTTTTGTGTATGATGCAGCAACATCTATCACCCAGCGGGGGAAGATAGAGGTGCTTGATCGAGCAAATAAACCTACACCTGAAGGATGGGTGATGAATTATAAAGGTGAAACCAGTACTGACACCAAGCAAATATTGAAAGACCTGATCGCTAAGAAAGCAGCCCTATTGGCTTTGGGTGGAAAAGAGGAAGAAACGGGTGGTCACAAGGGTTATGGACTGGCAATGATGGTTGAGATCATGTCAGCAGCTTTGCAGAATGGTAAATATCTGGGTGACCTATCAGGATTTGATGAAGAAGGCAAGCCGGTAACGCATAATCTGGGACATTATTTCCAGGCGATTAATATCGAAGCATTCACTGACGTGGAAGATTTCAAAAAAATAACCGGAGATATTATGCGCCAAATGCAGAATTCTGCCTTGAGACCGGATAAGAATAGGATCTGGGTGGCAGGTGAAAAAGAATTTGAAATCGAAAAAGAAGTTAGAGCAAATGGCGTGGAAGTGAATGATGCACTATACCGGAATATGCAGATAATGATCGAGGAACTGGGATTGGATTTTGAGATCTAA